A window from Macaca nemestrina isolate mMacNem1 chromosome 8, mMacNem.hap1, whole genome shotgun sequence encodes these proteins:
- the CA1 gene encoding carbonic anhydrase 1: MASPDWGYDDKNGPEQWSKLYPIANGNNQSPVDIKTSEAKHDTSLKPISVSYNPATAKEIINVGHSFHVNFEDNDNRSVLKGGPFSDSYRLFQFHFHWGSSNEYGSEHTVDGVKYSSELHIVHWNSAKYSSLAEAVSKADGLAVIGVLMKVGEANPKLQKVLDALHAIKTKGKRAPFTNFDPSTLLPSSLDFWTYSGSLTHPPLYESVTWIICKESISVSSEQLAQFRSLLSNVEGDNPVPSQRNNRPTQPLKGRTVRASF, from the exons ATGGCAAGTCCAGACTGGGGATATGATGACAAAAATG GTCCTGAACAATGGAGCAAGCTATATCCCATTGCCAATGGAAATAACCAGTCCCCTGTTGATATTAAAACCAGTGAAGCCAAACATGACACCTCTCTGAAACCTATTAGTGTCTCCTACAACCCAGCCACAGCCAAAGAAATTATCAATGTGGGACATTCCTTCCATGTAAATTTTGAGGACAACGATAACCGATCAG TGCTGAAAGGTGGTCCTTTCTCCGACAGCTATAGGCTCTTTCAGTTCCATTTTCATTGGGGCAGTTCAAATGAGTATGGTTCTGAACATACAGTGGATGGAGTGAAATATTCTAGCGAG CTTCATATAGTTCACTGGAATTCTGCAAAATACTCCAGCCTTGCTGAAGCTGTCTCAAAGGCTGATGGTTTGGCAGTTATTGGCGTTTTGATGAAG GTTGGTGAGGCCAACCCAAAGCTGCAGAAAGTACTTGATGCCCTCCATGCAATTAAAACCAAG GGCAAACGAGCCCCGTTCACAAATTTTGACCCCTCTACTCTCCTTCCTTCATCCCTGGATTTCTGGACCTACTCTGGCTCTCTGACTCATCCTCCTCTTTATGAGAGTGTAACCTGGATCATCTGTAAGGAGAGCATCAGTGTCAGCTCAGAGCAG CTGGCACAATTCCGCAGTCTTCTATCAAATGTTGAAGGTGATAACCCTGTCCCCAGTCAGCGCAACAACCGCCCAACCCAGCCTCTGAAGGGCAGAACAGTGAGAGCTTCATTTTGA